Proteins encoded by one window of Bacteroidota bacterium:
- a CDS encoding outer membrane beta-barrel protein, producing MKRFKYFLLPLLIIISSVGFGQQQTLKGFIINEKTEPVMYATAALLEPADSTLAFFGFSKEDGSFEIKNVKPGKYILQISFIGYRTYDTILGVPRLSGDDLGIFVLQVQVNELDAVNISGERTPLQIKGDTIEYNAGSFKTTPDASVEELLKKLPGVEVDAAGNIKAQGEDVQQVLVDGKEFFSNDPTVATKNLPADAIEKVQVYDKSSEDAEFTGIEDGSRSKTINLLLKDDRKSMWLGDVTAGYGTEDTYKANAKLYRFTKTDQIAFLGMFNNINDYGFNLNDYIDFSGGMGAMMGGGGFRISSGDGDNIPINFGGSVDGLITSGAAGANYTHEETPGNRINFSYLGNGSRKDLIENTFTQNFLPDFDYNTEEYMNELTDNFAHRLNFNLRNKPDSMQNIIATGGATLSYGDQGGNYLIHNYISDSLTNALTSETFENSNSIKGNINLNYVHKLNSKWRYVKTSASGSAKSTLSETQWDNLTQYFDMGIEAVDNSYQNNTNQLFDYSVTQNALYKIKNGYYLEPSLSLGGTNELLNREQASLIGDELPVDSLSPEFNRNNYWLKPAIGYKYSSQKKNWKITLAAEYLTMQNNLNGTSENNSDHIYFLPSFNYDKEIKEGRHIRLFYESYLTTPSASQLMPVTDYLNSLSLYSGNIDLKPEYSHMLNLHYMLFDQFSFTSLFTNLNLTYTKDKINYAKTINEDLSESLTLINTPSDFGASISADFSTPIRPLKINSHLSLSENYDRGINYINDIENSIDAFTHSAEISFDNRKKTKLDVSIGASLAYTQAKYSIQTTQSGNYINSSLFAEGDYSPTDKWRFSFDANVDRYATEGDDDIITIPILKAEITRYILKGNRGTINLKGYDLLDKNSGLTQTSAYNFIQVKESNTIGRYVMLSFKYRINKTEVENGVEVKMKH from the coding sequence ATGAAGAGATTCAAATATTTTTTACTTCCCTTGTTAATTATTATTTCTTCTGTGGGATTTGGACAACAGCAAACCCTGAAAGGATTTATAATTAACGAAAAAACAGAACCTGTAATGTATGCTACTGCAGCCCTTCTGGAACCAGCAGATTCTACGCTCGCCTTTTTTGGATTTAGTAAGGAGGATGGAAGTTTTGAAATAAAAAATGTAAAACCCGGAAAATATATTTTACAGATTTCCTTTATAGGATATCGCACCTACGATACAATCTTAGGTGTTCCGCGCTTGTCTGGTGATGATCTCGGAATATTCGTATTGCAGGTTCAGGTGAACGAACTTGATGCAGTTAATATTAGTGGTGAACGAACACCTTTGCAAATTAAGGGAGATACCATTGAATATAATGCCGGTTCATTCAAAACAACTCCTGATGCATCCGTGGAAGAATTATTAAAAAAATTGCCGGGTGTTGAAGTTGACGCGGCCGGAAATATAAAAGCACAGGGGGAAGATGTGCAACAGGTTTTGGTGGATGGAAAAGAATTTTTCAGCAACGATCCAACCGTTGCAACAAAAAATTTACCTGCAGACGCGATCGAAAAAGTGCAAGTGTATGATAAATCATCAGAGGATGCAGAATTTACGGGAATTGAAGATGGATCAAGAAGTAAAACAATAAATCTTTTATTAAAGGATGATAGAAAAAGTATGTGGTTAGGTGATGTAACTGCAGGTTATGGCACGGAGGATACTTATAAAGCTAATGCGAAATTATATCGTTTCACAAAAACAGATCAGATCGCATTTTTAGGTATGTTTAATAATATTAATGACTATGGTTTTAATTTAAACGATTATATAGACTTCAGTGGAGGAATGGGTGCCATGATGGGTGGTGGTGGTTTCAGAATTAGTTCGGGTGATGGCGATAATATTCCCATTAATTTTGGTGGCTCGGTCGACGGTTTAATAACATCAGGTGCAGCCGGTGCAAATTATACCCATGAAGAAACTCCCGGAAACCGTATTAATTTTTCATATCTCGGAAATGGTTCACGTAAAGATCTAATAGAGAATACCTTTACGCAAAACTTCTTGCCTGACTTCGATTATAATACGGAAGAATACATGAATGAATTAACCGATAATTTTGCGCACCGATTGAATTTTAATCTCAGGAACAAACCTGATTCCATGCAAAATATAATTGCAACCGGAGGCGCTACGCTTTCTTATGGTGATCAGGGAGGAAATTATCTTATCCATAATTATATTTCCGATTCTCTCACCAATGCTCTTACAAGTGAAACCTTTGAAAATTCTAATAGTATTAAAGGAAATATTAATTTAAATTATGTTCATAAATTAAATAGTAAATGGAGATACGTAAAAACTTCAGCTTCCGGATCCGCAAAATCCACTTTATCAGAAACACAATGGGATAATTTAACGCAGTATTTTGACATGGGCATTGAAGCAGTGGATAATTCTTATCAGAATAATACAAATCAGTTATTTGATTATTCGGTAACTCAAAATGCTTTATATAAAATAAAAAATGGATATTATTTAGAGCCATCACTTTCCTTAGGTGGCACTAACGAATTGTTAAACAGAGAACAAGCGAGTTTGATCGGTGATGAACTTCCTGTTGACTCCCTGAGTCCGGAATTCAACAGAAATAATTATTGGTTAAAACCGGCGATCGGATATAAATATAGTTCTCAGAAAAAAAATTGGAAGATCACACTCGCAGCGGAATATCTGACTATGCAAAATAATTTGAACGGAACTTCTGAAAATAACTCTGATCATATTTATTTCTTACCGTCATTTAATTACGATAAAGAAATAAAAGAAGGAAGACATATCCGTTTATTTTATGAATCCTATCTTACCACACCTTCCGCAAGCCAATTAATGCCTGTTACTGATTATCTTAATTCTTTATCATTATATTCAGGAAATATCGACCTGAAACCGGAATATAGCCATATGTTGAATTTGCATTATATGTTGTTCGACCAGTTTTCATTTACTTCCCTATTCACTAATCTGAATCTTACCTATACAAAAGATAAGATCAATTACGCAAAAACAATTAATGAAGATCTTAGTGAATCTCTCACTTTAATTAATACACCATCTGACTTTGGTGCAAGTATTTCCGCCGATTTCTCTACGCCTATCCGCCCTTTAAAAATTAATAGTCATTTATCCTTAAGCGAAAATTATGACCGCGGAATTAATTATATCAATGATATTGAAAATTCCATAGATGCATTCACACACAGCGCCGAGATCAGTTTCGACAACAGAAAAAAAACAAAACTGGATGTCTCCATCGGTGCGTCGCTTGCTTATACGCAGGCAAAATATTCTATTCAAACAACGCAGAGTGGAAATTATATTAATAGTTCTCTATTTGCAGAAGGCGATTATTCTCCCACCGATAAATGGCGATTTTCTTTTGATGCTAATGTAGATCGTTATGCAACGGAAGGCGATGACGATATTATTACCATTCCCATATTAAAAGCAGAAATTACAAGATATATTTTAAAAGGAAATCGCGGAACAATTAATTTAAAGGGATATGATCTGCTCGACAAAAATTCAGGCCTCACCCAAACCAGCGCATATAATTTTATTCAGGTTAAAGAATCAAATACAATAGGCCGATATGTAATGCTCAGTTTTAAATATCGGATAAATAAAACGGAAGTGGAAAATGGAGTGGAGGTCAAAATGAAACATTGA
- a CDS encoding WecB/TagA/CpsF family glycosyltransferase, whose translation MIKRTRIFDLDLINDKNFDETISSILNFNKEYDENSGLLPLLFTPNVDDVVKLNEKQYADLSAILKRSYYILPDGQPVIWASKLLGKKLESRLPGSELFPLLWKAVIHENKRVMVVAPSPEVGELLKKEYPSLEYYVPPFFDVNNPDELKNVITGASEIFDKIKPDYVFIGIRFPKQNHIALGLIEHFKKSQSQSQSQSLNPEPRTQNPELRTQNPELRTQNPELRTQNSEPRTQNSEHRMPLFLLMGASYEFYLNLKKRAPKFWQKTGMEWFYRFTQEPGRLFRRYFVDDMQFFPIVWREFRKK comes from the coding sequence ATGATAAAAAGAACCCGCATTTTTGATCTCGATCTTATCAATGATAAAAACTTCGATGAAACTATTTCATCCATATTAAACTTTAATAAGGAGTATGATGAAAATTCGGGTTTATTGCCTTTGTTATTTACTCCCAATGTTGATGATGTTGTTAAATTAAATGAAAAACAATACGCCGATCTTTCTGCAATTCTTAAAAGATCATATTATATATTACCCGACGGACAACCCGTTATCTGGGCGAGTAAATTATTAGGAAAAAAATTAGAAAGCCGTTTGCCCGGCAGCGAATTATTTCCCCTTTTATGGAAAGCCGTAATCCACGAAAATAAACGCGTAATGGTTGTTGCTCCAAGCCCTGAAGTGGGAGAGCTGCTGAAAAAAGAATATCCATCACTTGAATATTATGTCCCTCCATTTTTTGATGTGAATAATCCCGACGAATTAAAAAATGTAATTACCGGCGCCTCCGAAATTTTCGATAAAATAAAACCTGATTATGTTTTTATCGGAATTCGATTTCCGAAACAGAATCATATTGCTTTGGGATTGATCGAGCATTTTAAGAAGTCGCAGTCGCAGTCTCAGTCGCAGTCACTCAACCCAGAACCCAGAACTCAGAACCCAGAACTCAGAACCCAGAACCCAGAACTCAGAACTCAGAACCCAGAACTCAGAACCCAGAACTCAGAACCCAGAACCCAGAACTCAGAACATCGAATGCCCCTATTTTTATTAATGGGCGCTTCATATGAATTTTACCTAAACTTAAAAAAACGCGCTCCAAAATTCTGGCAAAAAACAGGAATGGAATGGTTTTACCGATTCACACAGGAACCGGGAAGATTATTTAGAAGGTATTTTGTGGATGATATGCAGTTTTTTCCAATTGTTTGGAGAGAATTTCGAAAAAAATAA
- a CDS encoding HAMP domain-containing histidine kinase, with translation MIKIQKLSRVIFLMITSALLLLVFIIRWLQTEYTGEKNILQKELFEQFIAAESRLMDSVISKNFIEPMLLDTAGFEIQTINYTGPHPEGDSINIILEDVKFDTSLIHRNNMRKNLPENARIEFRVEEDSTDIIYSGVKMFISKVRGPEGSHDFFENMITGDDSVMMKTFFAENLSNKKLSVTTNWKQNKTHSKFPPTPFYYESHYFEKPFGVQVTQYNNYILQQILPEGIFSLILFLLIVTSFIFSYRSIKSHIKLATLKDDLISNISHELKTPVATVKVAIESIQAMDPVEKKEKIKDYLGMASEEIERLELLVNKVMNTVLNENGKLVYQKVYHDLNIITQETIQTLQLQNKQTEFNFYSDTENATVLGDALHLKGILFNLAENSIKYAKDKSIITIKISSTPDHIVLTWSDNGPGIPEAYKTKIFEKFFRVPSGNIHNTKGYGLGLFYVAQVMKEHKGSIKVKNNPDSGCTFTLQFPKP, from the coding sequence ATGATAAAAATACAAAAATTATCAAGAGTTATTTTTTTAATGATAACCAGTGCATTGTTGTTATTGGTATTCATTATACGCTGGTTACAGACGGAGTATACAGGAGAAAAAAATATTCTGCAAAAGGAGTTATTCGAACAATTTATTGCAGCTGAGTCACGGTTGATGGATAGCGTTATTTCGAAAAATTTTATCGAACCTATGTTACTGGATACAGCGGGTTTCGAAATACAAACAATAAATTACACGGGACCACATCCGGAAGGCGACTCGATAAATATTATATTAGAAGATGTAAAATTTGACACTTCCTTAATTCATAGAAATAACATGCGGAAAAATTTACCGGAAAATGCAAGGATAGAATTTCGGGTAGAGGAAGACAGTACTGATATAATTTACAGTGGTGTTAAAATGTTTATTTCCAAAGTAAGAGGACCGGAGGGAAGTCACGATTTTTTTGAGAATATGATAACCGGAGACGATTCGGTTATGATGAAAACTTTTTTTGCAGAAAATTTAAGCAACAAAAAATTATCCGTTACTACAAACTGGAAACAAAATAAAACCCACAGCAAATTTCCACCAACGCCGTTTTATTATGAAAGTCATTATTTCGAAAAACCTTTTGGCGTTCAGGTGACACAATACAATAATTATATTCTACAACAAATTTTACCGGAAGGGATATTTTCTTTAATTCTTTTCCTATTGATAGTAACTTCGTTTATATTTTCTTATCGCAGTATTAAAAGTCACATTAAACTCGCTACTTTAAAAGATGATCTTATCAGTAACATTTCGCACGAATTAAAAACTCCCGTCGCAACCGTAAAAGTTGCAATAGAATCTATTCAAGCGATGGATCCTGTGGAAAAAAAGGAGAAAATTAAAGACTATCTGGGAATGGCATCAGAAGAAATTGAGCGTTTGGAATTACTTGTTAATAAAGTAATGAATACGGTATTAAATGAAAATGGAAAACTGGTATATCAAAAAGTATACCATGATTTAAATATAATTACCCAAGAAACCATTCAAACCCTACAGCTTCAAAATAAACAGACGGAATTTAATTTTTATTCTGATACTGAAAATGCCACTGTTTTGGGAGATGCTTTACATTTAAAAGGAATATTATTTAATTTGGCCGAAAACAGCATTAAATATGCAAAAGATAAATCGATAATAACCATTAAAATCAGCTCAACCCCAGATCATATTGTTTTAACATGGAGTGATAACGGTCCGGGAATTCCGGAGGCATATAAAACAAAAATATTCGAAAAATTCTTTCGTGTTCCTTCCGGAAATATTCACAATACGAAGGGATATGGATTGGGTTTATTTTATGTTGCGCAGGTGATGAAAGAACATAAAGGTTCCATTAAAGTAAAAAACAATCCTGATTCAGGTTGCACCTTTACATTACAATTTCCGAAACCATGA
- a CDS encoding D-sedoheptulose 7-phosphate isomerase yields MGSKIEKIKSVVAESIRVKNEILNNPEMIAMCEKIADEIAEAFRQDKKVLFCGNGGSAADAQHLAAEFSGRFYFDRPPLDAEALHVNSSYVTAVGNDYGYDQIFSRVLKAKGRKGDFIFGISTSGNSPNILKAFEVARERGMVIVAMTGATGGKMKDNCDYLLNVPSNDTPRIQESHIMLGHIICELVEEALFDRPQ; encoded by the coding sequence ATGGGAAGCAAAATAGAAAAAATTAAATCGGTAGTAGCCGAAAGTATCAGGGTTAAAAACGAAATATTAAATAACCCGGAAATGATCGCAATGTGCGAAAAGATCGCAGATGAAATTGCAGAAGCATTTCGTCAGGATAAAAAAGTTTTGTTCTGCGGAAATGGTGGAAGTGCCGCTGATGCCCAACATTTAGCAGCGGAATTTTCCGGTAGATTTTATTTCGACCGTCCGCCTCTGGATGCAGAAGCATTACATGTTAATTCATCGTATGTTACCGCAGTTGGAAACGATTATGGTTACGATCAGATATTTTCCAGAGTATTAAAAGCGAAAGGTAGAAAAGGAGATTTTATTTTCGGTATTTCCACTTCAGGAAATTCTCCAAATATTTTAAAGGCATTTGAAGTTGCACGTGAAAGAGGAATGGTAATAGTTGCCATGACAGGTGCAACCGGCGGTAAAATGAAAGATAATTGCGATTATTTATTAAATGTTCCAAGCAATGATACACCGCGTATTCAGGAATCTCATATTATGCTCGGACATATTATTTGTGAACTTGTTGAGGAAGCATTATTCGATCGTCCCCAATAA
- a CDS encoding GLPGLI family protein: MKVLTTVSLFFILFNKSFAQTSGTISYTETMKLEINLEGGMAPPPGMPTEMTNKTTLYYNDKISLYKNDEAAQNEKTSEQAESGDGNHFMFRMAPPDNQVYCDFEKKTITRKEDFMQRQFLIESELNAEGWKMTGKQKMILNYPCMEAVKQDSVDKKTIWFTSAIPITGGPGKFVGLPGMVLEVNINDGERIITATLVSPELDAEKIVKPKDGKKVTEEEFDEIVAEKMKEMGIEGQEGGPRVIIHIKED; encoded by the coding sequence ATGAAAGTATTAACCACTGTTTCCTTATTTTTCATTCTATTCAACAAATCCTTTGCTCAAACATCGGGTACCATCTCCTATACCGAGACCATGAAACTCGAAATTAATCTGGAAGGAGGAATGGCTCCTCCACCCGGAATGCCAACGGAAATGACAAATAAAACTACCTTGTATTACAACGATAAAATTTCTTTATATAAAAATGACGAAGCGGCTCAAAATGAAAAAACAAGTGAGCAGGCCGAGTCAGGTGATGGTAATCATTTTATGTTTAGAATGGCTCCTCCTGATAATCAGGTTTATTGCGACTTCGAAAAAAAGACAATTACCCGGAAAGAGGATTTTATGCAACGCCAGTTTTTAATTGAAAGTGAATTAAATGCAGAAGGTTGGAAGATGACCGGTAAACAAAAAATGATCCTTAATTATCCTTGTATGGAAGCAGTGAAACAAGATTCCGTTGATAAAAAAACAATTTGGTTTACTTCTGCAATTCCTATCACAGGAGGACCCGGTAAATTTGTGGGACTTCCCGGAATGGTGTTGGAAGTAAATATCAACGATGGTGAAAGAATTATTACAGCAACATTGGTAAGTCCGGAACTAGATGCTGAAAAAATAGTAAAACCTAAGGATGGCAAAAAAGTTACCGAGGAGGAATTTGATGAAATTGTTGCTGAAAAAATGAAAGAAATGGGAATTGAAGGACAGGAGGGAGGACCAAGGGTTATCATTCATATAAAAGAAGATTAA
- a CDS encoding response regulator transcription factor yields MITKKILYVEDEPNLGIIVSETLQQKGFDVLLIKDGALVMDNFKKFVPDICILDVMLPNVDGFELGKQIRDLNKNMPIIFLTAKTQTQDVIEGFSAGGTDYIRKPFSIEELVARINNQFQLINNQILNTSGTITIGKYIFNPHKLELKFLQTVHHLSNREAEVITVFSRNLNQTIDRKKLLLEVWGDDSFFNSRNLDVYISKLREYFSGDEGIKIITLKGKGYQFVVEG; encoded by the coding sequence ATGATAACAAAAAAAATATTATATGTGGAAGATGAACCCAATCTCGGTATAATTGTATCGGAGACCTTACAACAAAAAGGCTTTGATGTATTACTAATTAAAGACGGTGCATTGGTAATGGATAATTTTAAAAAATTTGTACCGGATATATGCATTTTAGATGTGATGTTACCAAACGTGGATGGTTTTGAATTGGGCAAACAGATTAGAGATCTAAATAAAAACATGCCAATTATCTTTCTTACTGCTAAAACACAGACTCAGGATGTAATTGAAGGATTTTCCGCAGGAGGAACAGATTATATTCGCAAACCCTTTAGTATTGAGGAACTTGTTGCGCGCATAAATAATCAGTTTCAACTAATAAATAATCAAATTCTAAATACTTCGGGAACTATAACTATTGGAAAATATATTTTTAATCCTCATAAACTTGAGTTAAAATTTTTACAAACTGTCCATCATCTTTCCAACAGAGAAGCAGAAGTTATCACAGTATTTTCTCGTAATCTGAATCAAACAATAGATCGCAAAAAATTATTGTTGGAAGTATGGGGAGATGATTCCTTTTTTAATTCACGAAATCTGGATGTTTATATCAGCAAGTTGAGGGAATATTTTTCTGGTGATGAGGGAATTAAGATCATTACACTTAAAGGGAAGGGGTATCAGTTTGTGGTGGAAGGGTGA
- a CDS encoding dehydrogenase gives MIIRSQAPLRIGLAGGGTDVGPYSDIYGGCILNATINKYAYATIIPRRDGKIVLSAMDKKETVELDSTSKLEIDGTLDLLKGVYNRIIKDFNHNAPLSFELNTYVDAPPGSGLGSSSTLVVAIVGAFTEWLRLPLGEYDIAHLAYDIERKDLAMAGGKQDQYAATFGGWNFMEFYKDDKVIVNPLRIRPNYLKELEFNIVMYYTGTSRLSSTIIEAQSSNVSKKSDKSIEAMHNLKEQSYMMKEAILKGELNRIGDILDYGWKNKKATAVGVSSDVIDNIYESAIKAGATGGKISGAGGGGFMTFYCPGNTRYKVIDVLNTFGGEVHNIEFSQYGLTSWEAK, from the coding sequence ATGATCATTAGAAGTCAAGCTCCATTAAGGATTGGTTTAGCCGGCGGCGGAACAGACGTAGGTCCTTACAGCGATATTTACGGTGGCTGTATTTTGAACGCCACCATCAATAAATATGCTTATGCCACCATTATTCCGCGCAGAGACGGCAAGATCGTGCTCTCCGCTATGGATAAAAAAGAAACCGTGGAACTCGATTCCACCTCCAAACTCGAAATTGATGGCACTTTGGATCTATTGAAGGGTGTATATAACCGTATTATCAAAGATTTTAATCATAATGCACCCCTTAGTTTTGAGCTAAATACTTACGTTGATGCTCCTCCGGGTTCAGGATTGGGCTCTTCCTCAACCTTGGTTGTGGCAATAGTTGGTGCATTTACCGAATGGTTGAGATTGCCACTCGGCGAATATGATATTGCACATCTTGCATACGATATCGAAAGAAAAGACCTCGCAATGGCCGGGGGAAAACAGGATCAATACGCAGCTACATTTGGCGGATGGAATTTCATGGAGTTTTATAAGGATGATAAAGTAATTGTAAATCCTTTGCGTATACGTCCCAATTATTTAAAGGAGCTGGAATTTAATATCGTAATGTATTATACCGGAACCTCGCGTTTATCCTCAACAATTATTGAAGCACAATCATCAAACGTTTCTAAAAAATCAGATAAGTCGATCGAGGCAATGCATAATTTAAAAGAACAATCTTATATGATGAAAGAGGCTATCCTAAAAGGAGAGCTAAATCGCATAGGAGATATTCTTGATTATGGATGGAAAAATAAAAAAGCAACAGCAGTTGGAGTGTCAAGCGACGTGATCGATAATATTTATGAATCAGCAATTAAGGCAGGTGCTACCGGGGGAAAAATATCCGGTGCAGGCGGTGGCGGATTTATGACTTTTTATTGTCCTGGAAACACCAGATATAAAGTAATAGATGTATTAAATACATTCGGGGGGGAAGTTCACAATATTGAATTCAGTCAATACGGATTAACATCATGGGAAGCAAAATAG
- a CDS encoding peptidase C1, which produces MKNLFLLAAICSFSVSLFAQQPTKAEYREPKGGYFNDVIMTDINKNVPATPKDNRVFKIDASGISAPKDPSLYTQVWHNDPVSQGNTGTCWCFSTMSFFESETKKASGLEVKLSEMYVVYWQYVERAKYFVANRGNMTFGEGSETNGTTWMIKDYGIVPYNDYKGKTSTASFYNHEAMLGEMNTYLQSIKTSNNWNETEVVNTIKSILNFYMGEPPTKVTYENKSYTPIEYAKNILKLDMNNYVDFMSLMQKPFYTKAEYDVPDNWWNDASYYNLPANEFMEALKTALKNGYSISIGGDVSEPGWDSWNNMAVVPTWDIASENINDAARQLRLNNGSTTDDHAMHLVGFKEQDGKTWFLFKDSGSGSRNCGAASPSFGYIYVNEDYVKLKMMSFTVNKNAVKSYLEKFASN; this is translated from the coding sequence ATGAAGAATTTATTTTTACTTGCTGCAATATGCAGTTTCTCCGTTTCCCTTTTTGCACAACAACCCACCAAGGCCGAATACCGCGAGCCGAAGGGAGGTTATTTTAATGATGTCATAATGACTGATATCAATAAAAATGTGCCGGCAACTCCTAAGGATAATCGTGTATTTAAAATTGATGCCAGCGGAATTTCCGCTCCTAAAGATCCTTCATTATACACGCAGGTATGGCATAACGATCCTGTTAGTCAGGGTAATACCGGAACATGCTGGTGTTTTTCCACTATGTCGTTTTTCGAAAGTGAAACTAAAAAAGCAAGCGGACTCGAAGTGAAATTGAGTGAGATGTATGTGGTGTATTGGCAATATGTAGAGAGAGCAAAATATTTTGTTGCCAACAGAGGCAATATGACCTTTGGTGAAGGCAGCGAAACAAATGGCACCACCTGGATGATAAAAGATTACGGAATAGTGCCTTACAACGATTATAAAGGAAAAACATCCACTGCAAGTTTTTACAATCATGAAGCCATGTTGGGTGAAATGAATACTTATTTGCAAAGTATTAAAACAAGTAATAATTGGAATGAAACTGAAGTGGTAAATACCATTAAATCCATTCTTAATTTTTATATGGGAGAACCACCAACTAAAGTAACGTACGAAAATAAATCGTATACACCAATTGAATATGCAAAAAATATTTTAAAACTCGACATGAATAATTATGTTGATTTTATGAGCCTCATGCAAAAACCGTTTTATACCAAAGCAGAATATGATGTCCCTGATAATTGGTGGAATGACGCATCCTATTATAATTTACCCGCAAATGAATTTATGGAAGCATTAAAAACTGCGCTAAAAAATGGTTACAGTATTAGCATCGGCGGTGATGTTTCAGAACCGGGTTGGGATAGCTGGAATAATATGGCCGTTGTTCCCACATGGGATATTGCAAGTGAAAATATCAATGATGCTGCACGTCAGTTGCGATTAAATAATGGTTCCACAACTGATGATCACGCTATGCATCTGGTGGGATTTAAAGAACAGGATGGAAAAACATGGTTTCTCTTCAAAGACTCCGGATCCGGTTCCAGAAATTGCGGAGCGGCAAGTCCAAGTTTCGGATATATTTACGTGAATGAAGATTATGTAAAACTTAAAATGATGTCGTTCACTGTGAATAAAAATGCAGTGAAGAGTTATCTGGAGAAGTTTGCATCGAATTAA
- a CDS encoding GDP-mannose 4,6-dehydratase: MNILITGACGMVGSHMVEYFHREGGHKIVGTYFKPTTDLEDIRGKVHLVECDVRYYQRVLDIIDDIKPDKIFHLAAQSYPTVSWHRPQETMDTNVNGTINIFEAIKYVRKTDKNYDPVVVVACSSAEYGASLTPENTPVKEDTALLPLHPYGVSKVGQDLLSFQYYQNDKIRCIRARIFNTTGPRKTNDVVADFTHRAVEIEQKKINVLKVGNLQTKRAITDVRDLVNALILLSDKGTWGDVYNISGNKVYLINEIIPIIENYMGIKLPVEVDPKLLRPTDEPIIFGDSSKLKKDTGWEQTFALDQTIKDMIDYIRNK, translated from the coding sequence ATGAATATTTTAATAACTGGAGCCTGTGGAATGGTGGGTTCGCATATGGTGGAGTATTTTCACAGGGAAGGAGGACATAAAATTGTTGGGACATATTTTAAACCTACCACCGATCTTGAAGATATTCGGGGAAAGGTGCATTTGGTGGAATGTGATGTTCGGTATTATCAGCGGGTGTTGGATATTATTGATGATATAAAACCGGATAAAATTTTTCACCTCGCGGCACAGAGTTATCCTACTGTATCATGGCATCGTCCGCAGGAAACCATGGATACCAATGTAAATGGAACCATTAATATTTTCGAGGCGATCAAATATGTCAGAAAAACGGATAAAAATTATGATCCCGTTGTTGTTGTGGCGTGCTCAAGTGCGGAATATGGTGCATCATTAACACCGGAAAATACTCCTGTTAAAGAAGATACTGCTTTGTTGCCATTGCATCCATATGGAGTAAGCAAAGTGGGACAAGATCTTTTATCATTTCAATATTATCAGAACGATAAAATCCGCTGTATTAGAGCGAGAATTTTTAATACCACAGGACCGCGAAAAACAAATGATGTGGTTGCAGATTTTACACATCGCGCAGTAGAGATAGAACAAAAAAAAATAAACGTTTTAAAGGTTGGAAATTTGCAGACAAAACGCGCCATTACCGATGTGCGTGATCTTGTAAATGCATTAATTTTATTAAGTGATAAGGGCACTTGGGGAGATGTATATAATATCTCCGGAAACAAAGTATATCTCATCAATGAAATAATTCCTATTATAGAAAATTATATGGGAATTAAATTACCTGTGGAAGTTGATCCCAAATTATTGCGTCCTACTGATGAACCAATTATTTTTGGGGATTCTTCCAAATTAAAAAAGGACACAGGCTGGGAACAAACATTTGCGCTCGACCAGACAATTAAAGACATGATAGATTATATCAGAAATAAATAA